Proteins from a single region of Hordeum vulgare subsp. vulgare chromosome 6H, MorexV3_pseudomolecules_assembly, whole genome shotgun sequence:
- the LOC123406239 gene encoding cyclin-dependent kinase F-4-like, whose product MDRFKLIKEVGDGTFGSVWRAINKQNGEVVAVKKMKRKYYSFEECMSLREVKSLRRMNHPNIVKLKEVIRENDILYFIMEYMECNLYQLMKDRVKPFAESDVRNWCFQIFQALAYMHQRGYFHRDLKPENLLVSKDVLKLADFGLAREVSSAPPYTEYVSTRWYRAPEVLLQSSAYDSAVDMWAMGAIMAELLTLHPLFPGTSEADEILKICNVIGSPDEQTWPQGLSLAEAMKYQFPQIRGNQLSEVMKSASSEAVDLISSLCSWDPCKRPKAAEVLQHAFFKDCTYVPASVRPKVAGPPKTPPGVGVRGVSGHIARRYSTGALSTSKPAGNISIKPNSLSKIGVQRKLQLDRQAPEKKSTRPAESNTKQTTSRVPARNSPVNANPMLRHSRSLPETGRATVHKVSSITERLAHMSVTSRTRTTVKPPVPLLKAGHLKSDFLGKSDEIPPAKRLTRKLVS is encoded by the exons ATGGATAG ATTTAAGTTGATTAAAGAAGTTGGTGATGGGACATTCGGGAGCGTATGGCGCGCTATAAATAAACAAAATGGTGAAGTT GTGGCCGTTAAGAAAATGAAGAGAAAATATTATTCTTTCGAGGAATGTATGAGTTTACGTGAAGTAAAG TCTTTGCGGCGCATGAATCACCCTAACATAGTGAAGCTCAAGGAGGTCATAAGGGAAAATGATATATTATACTTCATAATGGAATACATG GAGTGCAATCTCTACCAACTTATGAAAGACAGAGTCAAGCCTTTCGCGGAGTCAGATGTCCGTAATTGGTGCTTTCAGATTTTCCAGGCTCTTGCTTATATGCACCAGAGGGGATACTTTCATCGTGACCTCAAACCAG AGAATCTGCTGGTTAGCAAAGATGTCCTAAAGCTAGCAGATTTTGGTCTAGCAAGAGAAGTTTCATCTGCACCACCATACACAGAATATGTGTCAACACGCTG GTACCGAGCACCTGAAGTATTGCTCCAGTCATCTGCTTATGATTCTGCAGTTG ATATGTGGGCAATGGGTGCCATAATGGCCGAGCTGTTGACACTCCATCCTCTTTTCCCTGGCACAAG TGAAGCGGATGAAATTCTCAAGATTTGCAACGTTATTGGTAGTCCAGACGAGCAAACATGGCCCCAGGGATTGTCTCTTGCAGAAGCGATGAAGTATCAGTTCCCACAG ATCAGAGGCAATCAACTGTCGGAGGTAATGAAATCAGCCAGTAGTGAGGCAGTCGACCTTATATCC TCTTTGTGCTCGTGGGATCCTTGCAAGAGACCGAAAGCTGCGGAAGTTCTCCAGCATGCCTTCTTCAAG GATTGTACATATGTTCCAGCTTCTGTCCGGCCAAAAGTTGCAGGTCCCCCTAAAACTCCTCCGGGTG TTGGAGTAAGAGGAGTTTCAGGGCACATTGCTCGGAGATACTCCACTGGAGCTCTCTCCACAAGCAAACCTGCTGGCAACATTTCTATAAAACCGAACAGCTTATCTAAGATCG GTGTGCAAAGAAAACTTCAATTGGATCGCCAGGCACCAGAGAAAAAAAGTACACGGCCCGCTGAGAGTAACACCAAACAAACTACTAGTCGAGTACCGGCAAGGAATAGCCCAG TGAACGCAAACCCGATGTTAAGGCATTCACGCAGCTTACCTGAAACTGGTCGGGCAACGGTTCATAAGGTTTCGAGTATCACCGAAAGGCTTGCTCATATGTCTGTGACCTCTCGAACACGCACGACTGTGAAGCCCCCTGTCCCGCTGTTGAAGGCTGGGCATCTCAAGTCAGACTTCCTTGGGAAATCCGATGAAATCCCTCCGGCAAAGAGATTGACAAGAAAGTTGGTGAGCTAA